A genomic stretch from Methylorubrum extorquens includes:
- a CDS encoding protein of unknown function (Evidence 5 : Unknown function): MGTERTNPGAPDFETIARNANQLAEVFRQSAAASLKPFEPAGQGALLPGANLQGASEIDEMTRTLTRVAETWLKDPEKALQAQTKLGQSFAALWASTLTRMQGGRHRAGRPAPAHGQALRPCRLEREPGLRPDQAELPAPWPLGRGDGRDGRRHR, translated from the coding sequence GTGGGCACCGAGCGGACGAACCCGGGAGCGCCGGATTTCGAGACCATCGCGCGCAACGCGAATCAGCTCGCGGAGGTGTTCCGGCAATCGGCCGCCGCCTCGCTGAAGCCGTTCGAGCCGGCGGGTCAGGGAGCCCTGCTCCCAGGCGCGAACCTCCAGGGCGCCAGCGAGATCGACGAGATGACCCGCACCCTCACGCGGGTCGCGGAGACATGGCTGAAGGATCCCGAGAAGGCGCTTCAGGCCCAAACCAAGCTCGGCCAGTCCTTCGCCGCGCTCTGGGCCTCGACCCTGACCCGGATGCAGGGGGGCCGTCACCGAGCCGGTCGTCCAGCCCCCGCCCACGGACAAGCGCTTCGCCCATGCCGATTGGAGCGCGAACCCGGTCTTCGACCTGATCAAGCAGAGCTACCTGCTCCTTGGCCGCTGGGCCGAGGAGATGGTCGAGACGGCCGAAGGCATCGATGA
- a CDS encoding protein of unknown function; putative exported protein (Evidence 5 : Unknown function), protein MNVRRTVRAIAIALPVFAAAASTGGCSGDVNPLKAAMVGAGSGIKPVEAPDFVAQSRKSDASYMPVGESAPRRAVRARNSAGQSALQAELEGARNRNESKGRAAEGAAKNAAQGLAPNPVE, encoded by the coding sequence ATGAACGTGCGCCGCACCGTCCGCGCCATCGCCATCGCCTTGCCGGTTTTCGCCGCCGCGGCGTCGACCGGCGGCTGCTCCGGCGACGTGAATCCGCTGAAGGCGGCGATGGTCGGTGCGGGCTCCGGCATCAAGCCGGTGGAGGCGCCCGATTTCGTGGCGCAATCCCGCAAGAGCGATGCGAGCTACATGCCGGTGGGCGAATCAGCGCCTCGGCGGGCCGTCCGCGCCCGCAATTCGGCCGGACAGAGCGCCCTGCAGGCCGAGTTGGAAGGCGCGCGCAACCGCAACGAGTCCAAAGGGCGCGCAGCGGAAGGGGCGGCCAAGAATGCCGCGCAGGGGCTCGCCCCCAACCCGGTGGAGTGA
- a CDS encoding conserved exported protein of unknown function (Evidence 4 : Unknown function but conserved in other organisms) — translation MRRLKLFAALALAGAAAGACAPHPIVARDPVPTPSPEEAYSCSSTPLPLNAYKSDCSPRGARTAHRPAIEGVRRRLRRAENAGLPHVNVSLSRSGV, via the coding sequence ATGCGCCGCCTGAAGCTCTTCGCCGCCCTGGCGCTCGCCGGCGCTGCCGCCGGAGCCTGCGCGCCCCACCCGATCGTGGCGCGCGATCCCGTGCCCACCCCCTCGCCCGAGGAGGCCTATTCCTGCAGCTCGACGCCGCTCCCGCTGAACGCCTACAAGTCCGATTGCAGCCCCCGTGGTGCGCGAACCGCGCACCGTCCTGCAATCGAAGGGGTGAGGCGACGATTGCGGAGGGCCGAGAACGCCGGACTTCCGCACGTCAACGTTTCCTTGTCACGTTCCGGGGTCTGA
- a CDS encoding conserved exported protein of unknown function (Evidence 4 : Unknown function but conserved in other organisms), whose translation MARARLLLAASLFGLAAQGASAQNLQDRPYGDARGPTVYEVDPESGRFRGPPISTDGQDLRAIGAVPVPTVMNGGGFGPTGNDYYGNVLLATPQGPRHASDGYVLAPAYRAPPLR comes from the coding sequence GTGGCCCGTGCCCGCCTCCTCCTTGCCGCCTCCCTCTTCGGGCTCGCCGCCCAGGGGGCTTCTGCCCAGAACTTGCAGGATCGCCCCTACGGCGATGCGCGCGGGCCAACGGTGTACGAGGTCGATCCCGAGAGCGGCCGCTTCCGTGGCCCGCCGATCAGCACCGACGGTCAGGATCTGCGCGCCATCGGTGCCGTGCCGGTGCCGACCGTGATGAATGGCGGCGGCTTCGGCCCCACCGGCAACGACTATTACGGCAATGTGCTCCTCGCGACGCCGCAGGGCCCGCGCCATGCCTCGGACGGCTACGTCTTGGCTCCCGCCTACCGGGCTCCGCCGCTGCGCTGA
- a CDS encoding protein of unknown function (Evidence 5 : Unknown function), giving the protein MGFHLPSRLPRGNQRSCSLNAPSLTIRTGPLRLSFGVGALRAIRSQPYCVKCDTVSAHDGAGHPMAISKLLSIAP; this is encoded by the coding sequence TTGGGGTTTCATCTTCCAAGCCGCCTGCCGCGCGGAAATCAGCGCTCGTGCAGCTTGAATGCCCCCAGCCTCACGATTCGGACAGGGCCGTTGCGGCTCTCATTCGGGGTGGGTGCCCTTAGAGCGATCCGCTCTCAACCCTATTGCGTCAAGTGCGATACCGTTTCGGCCCATGATGGGGCTGGACATCCAATGGCGATCTCAAAGCTCCTCTCAATCGCCCCCTGA
- a CDS encoding protein of unknown function (Evidence 5 : Unknown function), with product MYKTHLAKLTTRWLHCRPPSADGGLDARLCLIDMTAPSEARAGSKGKYEAHDPIGGCRRTLQRHRDGPGPACGDHNREIAESYGHLKFRRLI from the coding sequence GTGTACAAGACGCACCTCGCAAAGCTTACAACACGCTGGCTGCATTGCCGCCCCCCAAGCGCCGACGGCGGATTGGATGCGCGGCTTTGCCTGATCGACATGACTGCCCCGAGCGAGGCCCGCGCTGGTTCGAAAGGCAAGTACGAGGCGCATGACCCGATCGGAGGATGTCGGAGAACGCTTCAACGCCACCGGGACGGTCCCGGCCCGGCCTGCGGCGATCACAATCGGGAGATAGCGGAGTCGTACGGGCACCTCAAGTTCCGCAGGTTAATATGA
- a CDS encoding conserved protein of unknown function (Evidence 4 : Unknown function but conserved in other organisms), whose product MYTLRDDLDGLRLAAPDSPDVWLVFGGRRHRVASPTVYQALFAGPDDLIFREDIPSITMGPELNEGTCLVRPIGSHAIFLVTGRAPPRRYHIPTYESFTDFGFNERAVIDVPALILEAVELGGELTSAFDRARRAPASTEEG is encoded by the coding sequence TTGTACACGTTGCGTGACGACCTCGACGGCCTGCGCTTGGCGGCTCCCGACAGTCCGGATGTCTGGCTGGTTTTCGGAGGCCGGCGGCACCGGGTCGCGAGCCCGACCGTCTATCAAGCCCTATTCGCGGGGCCGGACGATCTCATCTTCAGAGAGGATATCCCCTCGATCACGATGGGACCGGAACTGAACGAAGGCACCTGCCTCGTCCGTCCCATCGGCTCCCACGCCATCTTTCTCGTCACCGGCCGCGCCCCGCCGCGCAGGTACCACATTCCGACCTATGAGAGCTTCACCGATTTCGGCTTCAACGAGCGGGCCGTGATCGACGTGCCGGCCTTGATCCTTGAGGCGGTCGAGCTCGGGGGTGAACTGACCAGCGCCTTCGATCGGGCGCGCCGGGCGCCGGCCTCGACGGAAGAGGGATAG
- a CDS encoding putative Glycosyl transferase family 2 (Evidence 3 : Putative function from multiple computational evidences) — translation MGERSVTIAIPVHNGANYLGEAIESALCQSHPETEVIVVDDGSDDDGQTLAVVRAFGSHIRTLRQSNSGVAAALNTALTCASGRLFSWLSHDDLFEPGKTERQVQILDTLDRDDICLFSDLSWIDSTGRVTGEQRLDPAALARNPRLAFYEGLINGCTILTARDLLLRVGGFDTRYPYTQDYRMWWRLTREAHFVHVPHCLLRSRLHPDQGSHRRDALSENSAFWSDVLGETSEVEAAMVDGSRERFLKRTGGFLRYRSPNRRVADHADRMAQASAAEASVSVVIDVGSDLAAARRAIDSVESQTRLPDEMVLIGDDSILMALDRDGACDRVLRPTPEQRTPSRLRLGLMAARGAYVALLMSPDVFAPDKIARQVARMSALGCLASHSSYRSGGETVATGSFGGRVYPEIVGDCHVEISTVMIQRVLFLAGLLFMDDDAPLASNWIDIAARHEWLGLEEALSVVETPRAPGERALLLTWLRASAEYRHHTVQIGRLERRLADATLPIRASLGGSDAAA, via the coding sequence TTGGGCGAGCGCAGCGTCACCATCGCAATTCCCGTCCACAACGGCGCGAACTATCTCGGCGAGGCGATCGAGAGCGCACTGTGCCAGAGCCACCCGGAGACGGAGGTCATCGTCGTCGATGACGGCTCTGACGACGATGGGCAGACCTTGGCCGTCGTGCGCGCCTTCGGAAGCCATATCCGCACCCTGCGCCAATCCAATAGCGGGGTGGCAGCAGCGCTCAATACCGCTCTCACCTGCGCCTCCGGTCGCCTGTTCTCCTGGCTGTCGCACGACGATCTGTTCGAGCCTGGAAAGACCGAGCGTCAGGTACAGATTCTGGACACGCTCGACCGTGACGACATCTGCCTGTTCTCCGATCTGTCATGGATCGATTCGACGGGCCGCGTTACCGGCGAGCAGCGGCTCGACCCCGCTGCGCTGGCGCGCAACCCGCGCCTCGCTTTCTACGAAGGCCTGATCAACGGCTGCACCATCCTGACTGCCCGCGACCTGCTTCTGCGCGTCGGCGGCTTCGACACGCGCTATCCCTACACCCAGGACTATCGCATGTGGTGGAGGCTGACCCGCGAGGCCCACTTCGTCCACGTTCCGCACTGCCTCCTGCGTTCGCGGCTCCATCCGGATCAGGGTTCTCACCGCCGCGATGCGCTGTCCGAGAACAGTGCCTTCTGGAGCGACGTGCTCGGCGAGACGAGCGAGGTCGAGGCCGCGATGGTGGACGGAAGCCGGGAGCGCTTCCTGAAGCGGACCGGCGGTTTCCTGCGCTATCGGAGCCCGAACCGACGGGTTGCCGATCATGCCGACCGGATGGCCCAGGCGAGTGCCGCGGAGGCCTCGGTCTCGGTGGTCATCGATGTCGGGAGTGATCTAGCGGCCGCGCGTCGCGCGATCGACAGCGTAGAATCCCAGACCCGGCTGCCGGACGAGATGGTTCTCATCGGAGATGACTCAATCCTGATGGCGCTCGACCGAGACGGTGCCTGTGACCGGGTGTTGCGGCCGACGCCGGAGCAACGGACTCCTTCGCGCCTTCGCCTTGGGCTCATGGCGGCCCGCGGCGCCTACGTCGCATTGTTGATGAGCCCGGACGTCTTCGCTCCCGACAAGATCGCGCGTCAGGTCGCACGAATGTCCGCTCTGGGGTGCCTCGCCTCGCACAGTTCCTATCGCAGTGGCGGCGAGACGGTCGCAACCGGCAGCTTCGGCGGGCGCGTCTATCCGGAGATCGTCGGCGACTGTCATGTCGAGATTTCCACCGTGATGATACAGCGAGTGCTGTTCCTGGCCGGCCTGTTGTTCATGGATGATGACGCCCCCCTCGCGTCGAACTGGATCGATATCGCGGCCCGCCACGAATGGCTTGGTCTAGAGGAGGCCCTGTCCGTCGTCGAAACGCCACGCGCGCCCGGGGAGAGGGCGCTGCTTCTGACATGGCTGCGCGCGTCGGCGGAGTATCGCCACCATACCGTGCAGATCGGTCGTCTCGAGAGGCGGCTCGCCGACGCAACGCTGCCGATCCGTGCGTCGCTGGGAGGCTCCGATGCCGCTGCGTGA
- a CDS encoding protein of unknown function (Evidence 5 : Unknown function) — protein MPLRDLFQRGRALLTATPTADEAAGTAVTSAADCDAIQALLHETQRRLSVADQRFAILESSNRTAVRAVRRFLQDRDRLVAEREAAVIQVSIAVGDRQRTMMLNDHLLSALRDSEEARARLESDNRDLRRQLAESGPSTARTIEADGFTG, from the coding sequence ATGCCGCTGCGTGACCTGTTCCAGCGAGGGCGTGCCCTCCTCACAGCGACGCCGACGGCGGACGAGGCGGCGGGAACCGCCGTGACATCCGCTGCCGATTGCGACGCGATCCAGGCGCTGTTGCACGAAACACAGCGCCGGCTCTCGGTGGCCGATCAGCGATTCGCGATCCTTGAGAGCAGCAACCGGACGGCAGTGCGGGCCGTGCGCCGATTCCTGCAAGACCGTGACCGTCTCGTTGCTGAGCGGGAGGCCGCCGTCATTCAGGTTTCGATCGCCGTCGGGGATCGGCAGCGCACGATGATGCTCAACGACCATCTCCTGTCGGCGCTGCGCGACAGCGAAGAGGCCCGCGCACGGCTCGAAAGCGACAACCGGGATCTGCGTCGGCAACTGGCTGAAAGTGGCCCATCGACCGCACGGACCATCGAGGCCGACGGCTTTACGGGCTGA
- the hppa gene encoding H+ translocating pyrophosphate synthase (Evidence 2a : Function from experimental evidences in other organisms; PubMedId : 12783865; Product type e : enzyme) encodes MTALLLIIVGGLCAVAYGVVTIRDVMRRDAGTQRMQEIAGAIAEGAQAYLRRQYATIGIVGVVLFVLLAYFLGIKVAIGFLIGAVLSGAAGFIGMNVSVRANVRTAQAATQSLGGGLEVAFKSGAVTGMLVAGLALLGVALYYLFLTRGAGLAPGSREVIDSLVALGFGASLISIFARLGGGIFTKGADVGGDLVGKVEAGIPEDDPRNPATIADNVGDNVGDCAGMAADLFETYAVTVVATMVLAAIFFAGNAPVLEAMMIYPLAIGAACIVTSIIGTYAVKLGANQSIMGALYKGLIAAGVLSIVAIAGVNLALFGGFSTTFTTNTGLTFSSGALFGCAVLGLVITALIVVITEYYTGTNFRPVKSIATASVTGHGTNVIQGLAISLESTALPALVIVAGIISTYALAGLFGIAIAVTAMLALAGFIVALDAFGPVTDNAGGIAEMAGLPAEVRKATDALDAVGNTTKAVTKGYAIGSAGLGALVLFAAYTSDLNYFIANASPTQYRFFQGVSVDFSLSNPYVVVGLLLGGLIPFLFAGIAMTAVGRAAGAVVEEVRRQFRAKPGIMQGTDRPDYGRAVDMLTRAAIKEMIIPSLLPVLSPIVIFFVIQAIAGKSQAFATVGASLLGVILTGLYVAISMTSGGGAWDNAKKYIEDGHHGGKGSDAHKAAVTGDTVGDPYKDTAGPAVNPAIKITNIIALLLLAVLAHA; translated from the coding sequence ATGACCGCACTTTTGCTGATCATCGTGGGCGGGCTCTGCGCCGTTGCCTACGGTGTCGTGACTATCCGTGACGTAATGCGACGCGATGCCGGCACCCAGCGCATGCAGGAGATCGCAGGCGCCATCGCCGAGGGCGCGCAGGCTTACCTCAGGCGCCAATACGCCACGATCGGGATCGTCGGCGTCGTCCTCTTCGTCCTTCTGGCCTACTTTCTCGGCATCAAGGTCGCCATCGGCTTCCTGATCGGCGCGGTGCTCTCGGGCGCGGCCGGCTTCATCGGCATGAACGTTTCGGTCCGTGCCAACGTCCGCACGGCGCAGGCCGCCACGCAGTCGCTCGGCGGTGGGCTGGAGGTCGCCTTCAAGTCCGGCGCGGTCACCGGCATGCTGGTGGCGGGCCTCGCGCTGCTCGGCGTCGCCCTCTACTACCTTTTCCTCACCCGCGGCGCCGGGCTGGCGCCGGGAAGCCGCGAAGTCATCGACTCGCTGGTGGCGCTCGGCTTCGGCGCCTCGCTGATCTCGATCTTCGCGCGGCTGGGCGGTGGTATCTTCACCAAGGGCGCCGATGTCGGCGGCGATCTCGTCGGCAAGGTCGAGGCCGGCATTCCCGAGGATGATCCGCGCAACCCGGCCACCATCGCCGACAACGTGGGCGACAATGTCGGCGACTGCGCCGGCATGGCCGCGGACCTGTTCGAGACCTATGCGGTGACCGTGGTCGCCACCATGGTGCTTGCCGCGATCTTCTTCGCGGGCAACGCGCCCGTGCTCGAAGCGATGATGATCTACCCGCTCGCCATCGGGGCGGCCTGCATCGTCACCTCGATCATCGGCACCTACGCGGTGAAGCTCGGTGCCAACCAGTCGATCATGGGCGCACTCTACAAGGGCCTGATCGCGGCGGGTGTACTCTCGATCGTCGCCATCGCCGGCGTGAATCTCGCGCTGTTCGGCGGGTTCTCGACCACCTTCACGACGAATACCGGCCTGACCTTCTCCTCGGGCGCCCTGTTCGGCTGCGCGGTGCTCGGCCTCGTCATCACCGCGCTGATCGTCGTCATCACCGAGTACTACACCGGCACGAACTTCCGCCCGGTGAAGTCGATCGCCACCGCCTCCGTCACCGGCCACGGCACCAACGTGATCCAGGGGCTGGCGATCTCGCTCGAATCGACCGCGCTTCCGGCCCTCGTCATCGTGGCGGGCATCATCTCCACTTACGCGCTGGCCGGCCTGTTCGGCATCGCCATCGCGGTCACGGCGATGCTGGCGCTCGCGGGCTTCATCGTGGCGCTGGACGCCTTCGGCCCGGTCACCGACAACGCGGGCGGCATCGCCGAGATGGCAGGCCTCCCCGCCGAGGTGCGCAAGGCGACCGACGCGCTCGATGCGGTCGGCAACACCACCAAGGCCGTCACCAAGGGCTACGCCATCGGCTCGGCCGGCCTCGGCGCCCTGGTGCTGTTTGCCGCCTACACCTCGGACCTGAACTACTTCATCGCCAATGCCAGCCCGACGCAGTACCGCTTCTTCCAGGGGGTGAGCGTCGATTTCTCTCTCTCCAACCCCTACGTCGTGGTCGGCCTCCTGCTCGGCGGCCTGATCCCGTTCCTGTTCGCGGGCATCGCCATGACGGCGGTGGGCCGCGCGGCGGGCGCGGTGGTCGAGGAGGTGCGGCGCCAGTTCCGGGCCAAGCCCGGCATCATGCAGGGCACCGACCGGCCGGATTACGGCCGCGCGGTGGACATGCTGACCCGGGCGGCGATCAAGGAGATGATCATCCCCTCGCTGCTGCCGGTGCTGTCGCCGATCGTGATCTTCTTCGTGATCCAGGCGATCGCGGGCAAGTCGCAGGCTTTCGCCACGGTCGGCGCCTCGCTGCTCGGCGTGATCCTCACCGGCCTCTACGTCGCGATCTCGATGACCTCGGGCGGCGGCGCCTGGGACAACGCCAAGAAGTACATCGAGGACGGCCACCACGGCGGCAAGGGCTCGGACGCGCACAAGGCGGCCGTGACCGGCGACACCGTCGGCGACCCCTACAAGGACACGGCGGGCCCCGCCGTGAACCCGGCGATCAAGATCACCAACATCATCGCCCTGTTGCTGCTCGCCGTGCTCGCCCACGCCTGA
- a CDS encoding protein of unknown function; putative exported protein (Evidence 5 : Unknown function), giving the protein MRKSLLAAAAVLTLAGASGAMAQTTVIERDAPDRVVVDRSPSSSSTTVERREHSDGCSSKTVTKENDVGDRKTVTKENCD; this is encoded by the coding sequence ATGCGCAAATCCCTTCTCGCCGCCGCCGCGGTTCTGACGCTCGCCGGGGCCTCGGGCGCCATGGCCCAGACCACCGTGATCGAGCGCGACGCGCCGGATCGGGTCGTGGTGGATCGCTCGCCGAGCAGTTCCTCGACCACCGTCGAGCGGCGCGAGCATTCGGACGGCTGCTCCAGCAAGACGGTGACGAAGGAAAACGATGTGGGCGACCGCAAGACGGTCACCAAGGAGAACTGCGACTGA